The following are encoded in a window of Streptomyces sp. 11x1 genomic DNA:
- a CDS encoding glycoside hydrolase family 3 N-terminal domain-containing protein, whose amino-acid sequence MTTPWRDPALPAAARVDDLLSRMTLEEKTAQLYGVWVKNDANGEDIAPDEAGMTEAFDFDELITRGLGQLTRVFGTAPLDPAEGAKVLARFQRRIMAANRFGIPAVAHEECLAGFTSWRATAYPVPLAWGATFDPSLVEEMARNIGHDMASVGVHQGLSPVLDVVRDPRWGRVEETVGEDPYLVGTIGSAYVRGLESAGIVATLKHFAGYAASVGARNHAPVRAGVREFGDVVLPPFEMALREGGARSVMAAYTETDGIPVSADRALLTELLRDDWGFTGTVVSDYFGIGFLETNHRVAGSRAEAAHAALAAGVDVELPSLRCYGEPLIEAVKAGEIPESLVDVAARRVLLQKCELGLLDEDWSPEPAAPAADLDPPRNRALARRLAEESVVLLDNPDAVLPLAPDLRIAVVGPRADDPLAMLGCYSFPSHVLPAHPGTALGIEIPTVLASLRTELPDAKITYAAGSTVDGADTGGFPEAVARASEADVCVAVLGDRAALFGRGTSGEGCDAEDLRLPGVQGKLLDALVATGTPVVLLLLTGRPYALGRWNGRLAATVQAFFPGEEGGPSVAGVLSGRISPSGRLPVSVPDRPGGQPWTYLQPPMGLLGGASSIDPTPLYPFGHGRSYTTFAWTDFEDEGYDVSVTVRNTGERAGAEVVQLYLHDPVASVTRPDIRLIAYQRLELGPGDASRVTFRFHPDVSCFTDRSGRLVVEPGALELRLGASSTDIRHRVQLTLEGPVREVGPDRRLHCETEVRTVES is encoded by the coding sequence ATGACAACCCCTTGGCGTGACCCGGCCCTGCCCGCAGCGGCCCGGGTCGACGACCTGCTCTCCAGGATGACCTTGGAGGAAAAGACCGCGCAGCTGTACGGCGTGTGGGTGAAGAACGACGCGAACGGTGAGGACATCGCCCCCGACGAGGCGGGCATGACGGAGGCGTTCGACTTCGACGAGCTGATCACCCGGGGCCTCGGGCAGCTCACCCGCGTCTTCGGCACGGCCCCGCTCGACCCGGCCGAGGGCGCCAAGGTGCTGGCCCGCTTCCAGCGCCGCATCATGGCCGCGAACCGCTTCGGCATTCCGGCCGTCGCCCACGAGGAGTGCCTGGCCGGATTCACCAGCTGGCGCGCGACGGCGTACCCGGTCCCCCTCGCCTGGGGCGCGACCTTCGACCCCTCGCTCGTCGAGGAGATGGCCCGCAACATCGGCCACGACATGGCGTCGGTCGGTGTCCACCAGGGCCTGTCCCCCGTCCTGGACGTCGTCCGCGACCCGCGCTGGGGGCGGGTCGAGGAGACCGTGGGCGAGGACCCGTACCTGGTGGGCACCATCGGCTCGGCGTACGTACGGGGCCTGGAGTCGGCCGGGATCGTGGCCACGCTGAAGCATTTCGCCGGGTACGCCGCGTCGGTGGGCGCCCGCAACCACGCGCCCGTGCGCGCAGGCGTCCGCGAGTTCGGCGACGTGGTCCTGCCGCCCTTCGAGATGGCGCTGCGGGAGGGCGGCGCCCGCTCGGTGATGGCGGCCTACACGGAGACCGACGGCATCCCCGTGTCGGCCGACCGGGCCCTGCTCACGGAACTCCTCCGCGACGACTGGGGCTTCACCGGCACGGTCGTCTCCGACTACTTCGGTATCGGCTTCCTGGAGACCAACCACCGCGTGGCGGGCAGCCGCGCCGAGGCCGCCCATGCCGCGCTGGCCGCCGGCGTCGACGTGGAGCTGCCGAGCCTGCGCTGCTACGGCGAGCCCCTGATCGAGGCCGTGAAGGCGGGCGAGATCCCCGAGTCCCTGGTGGACGTGGCCGCCCGCCGCGTCCTGCTCCAGAAGTGCGAACTGGGCCTCCTGGACGAGGACTGGAGCCCCGAGCCGGCCGCCCCCGCCGCCGACCTGGACCCCCCGCGCAACCGCGCCCTGGCCCGCCGCCTCGCCGAGGAGTCGGTGGTCCTGCTGGACAACCCCGACGCCGTGCTGCCGCTCGCGCCCGACCTCAGAATCGCGGTCGTGGGCCCCCGCGCCGACGACCCGCTGGCCATGCTGGGCTGCTACTCCTTCCCGTCCCACGTCCTGCCCGCCCACCCCGGCACCGCCCTCGGCATCGAGATCCCGACGGTCCTTGCGTCCCTGCGCACGGAACTCCCCGACGCGAAGATCACGTACGCCGCCGGCAGCACGGTCGACGGCGCCGACACCGGCGGGTTCCCCGAGGCGGTCGCCCGCGCCTCCGAGGCCGACGTCTGCGTGGCGGTCCTCGGCGACCGCGCCGCGCTCTTCGGCCGGGGCACCTCCGGCGAGGGCTGCGACGCGGAGGATCTCCGGCTGCCGGGCGTCCAGGGGAAGCTGCTGGACGCGCTGGTCGCCACGGGCACGCCGGTGGTCCTGCTCCTGCTGACCGGCCGCCCCTACGCGCTGGGCCGCTGGAACGGCCGGCTGGCGGCCACCGTCCAGGCGTTCTTCCCCGGGGAGGAGGGCGGCCCGTCGGTGGCGGGAGTGCTGTCGGGCCGCATCTCCCCCTCCGGCCGCCTCCCGGTCAGCGTCCCCGACCGCCCCGGCGGCCAGCCGTGGACGTACCTCCAGCCGCCCATGGGCCTGCTCGGCGGCGCGAGCAGCATCGACCCGACCCCGCTGTACCCCTTCGGACACGGCCGCTCGTACACGACGTTCGCGTGGACGGACTTCGAGGACGAGGGGTACGACGTGTCGGTGACCGTGCGCAACACGGGTGAGCGGGCGGGTGCGGAGGTCGTGCAGCTGTACCTGCACGACCCGGTGGCCTCGGTGACGCGCCCCGACATCCGTCTGATCGCCTATCAGCGGCTGGAGTTGGGGCCGGGGGATGCGTCGCGGGTCACGTTCCGCTTCCACCCCGACGTCTCGTGCTTCACAGACCGCTCAGGGCGGCTTGTGGTGGAACCGGGCGCCCTGGAACTGCGCCTGGGCGCGTCGAGCACGGACATCCGCCACCGGGTTCAGCTGACGCTGGAGGGCCCGGTACGGGAGGTCGGCCCGGACCGCCGGTTGCACTGCGAGACGGAGGTCCGGACCGTGGAGAGCTGA
- a CDS encoding helix-turn-helix transcriptional regulator: MVHGVEWAAQGPGGEPESSDSMRAFGAVVQALREHAGLSREEFGARVHLSKHSVASIELGRRLADQRFVELAEEATGNTGAVRGAFRHMARQPGLAAWFRMWARLEQEAAVLDTYECRLVPGLLQPESYVRAVFENAVPPVTDSELDMQVAVRMERQQLLRERPNTSFSFIVEESVLLRELGGQEVTRCLLDYLLECAELRNASLQIMPLKRTQHASLSGPLQLVETPDGRRLAYAEGHMNGRLIADAKDVALLNQRYAKLRSQALTPEDSVSLLERLRGAL, from the coding sequence ATGGTGCACGGTGTGGAGTGGGCTGCGCAGGGGCCGGGTGGTGAGCCCGAGTCGTCGGACAGCATGCGGGCGTTCGGGGCGGTCGTCCAGGCGCTGCGGGAGCATGCGGGGTTGAGCCGGGAGGAGTTCGGGGCGCGCGTTCATCTGTCCAAACACTCGGTGGCTTCGATCGAGTTGGGGCGACGGCTGGCGGACCAGCGGTTCGTCGAACTGGCGGAGGAGGCCACGGGCAACACAGGGGCGGTGCGGGGCGCGTTTCGGCACATGGCTCGACAGCCGGGGTTGGCGGCGTGGTTCAGGATGTGGGCGCGCTTGGAGCAGGAGGCGGCCGTTCTGGATACGTACGAGTGCAGGCTTGTGCCGGGCTTGTTGCAGCCGGAGTCGTACGTCCGGGCGGTCTTCGAGAACGCGGTCCCGCCGGTCACCGACAGCGAGTTGGACATGCAGGTGGCTGTCAGGATGGAGCGACAGCAGTTGTTGCGGGAGCGCCCCAACACCTCGTTCAGCTTCATTGTCGAAGAGAGCGTGCTCCTGCGGGAGTTGGGTGGCCAGGAGGTGACGCGCTGCTTGTTGGACTACTTGTTGGAGTGCGCGGAGCTGCGCAACGCGAGCCTTCAGATCATGCCGCTGAAGCGCACGCAGCATGCCAGCCTGTCGGGGCCGCTCCAGCTTGTGGAGACACCAGACGGGCGGCGGCTCGCCTACGCCGAAGGGCACATGAACGGTCGGCTCATCGCTGACGCGAAGGACGTGGCTCTCCTCAACCAGCGTTATGCGAAACTGCGGTCGCAGGCTCTCACCCCGGAGGACTCCGTGAGCTTGTTGGAGCGACTGCGAGGAGCCCTATGA
- a CDS encoding extracellular solute-binding protein: protein MESSRGRSTGATAGGSTGSGVGGSTESGAGGRPFSRRWFLGAGSASLLTAGLGAGLTGCGSGGGAGGGDGKTLTAFVYGDDAVKVQQASVDRFNKSAAAKKAGGTIKLQKVPGSDYSPKLRTAMGSPGAPDIFFNWGGGSIKPYEEAGKLVDLTDIIDDDPVLKDGFLPSVLSAGDLKGRHYGIPMRGMQPVILFYNKSVFAEHKLQPPTTWDQLLDNNAKLKKAGITPFALGGSDLWPNLMWLEYLVDRLGGPEVFKRIQDGDFEGWGDPAMLRAAELVKELVDDGAFGSKFTSVSYVNGGAPAVFARGKAAMHLMGSWEYSTQLGKFPDFAKSNLGWAPFPTVEGGTGDVRNVVGNPTNYWSINARTKNKDLAVGFLKDCASEAYAKALVDNGDVPTTSNAAALLASAPNPEYAKFQYDMVQKAPAFTLSWDQALGDGIGTKMHTEIGKLFAGKSSPSEFVTACKGLK from the coding sequence ATGGAGTCGAGCAGAGGCCGGTCCACCGGGGCGACCGCAGGCGGGTCCACCGGAAGCGGCGTGGGCGGGTCCACCGAAAGCGGCGCGGGCGGCCGGCCGTTCAGCAGGCGCTGGTTCCTCGGCGCGGGGTCCGCCTCGCTGCTCACCGCCGGGCTCGGCGCCGGTCTCACCGGCTGTGGCTCCGGCGGCGGCGCGGGCGGCGGGGACGGCAAGACGCTCACCGCGTTCGTGTACGGCGACGACGCGGTGAAGGTCCAGCAGGCGAGCGTCGACCGGTTCAACAAGTCGGCCGCGGCGAAGAAGGCCGGCGGCACCATCAAGCTCCAGAAGGTCCCCGGCTCCGACTACTCCCCCAAGCTCCGCACGGCCATGGGCTCGCCCGGCGCCCCGGACATCTTCTTCAACTGGGGCGGCGGCTCGATCAAGCCGTACGAGGAGGCGGGCAAGCTCGTCGACCTCACCGACATCATCGACGACGACCCGGTGCTCAAGGACGGCTTCCTGCCCTCGGTCCTGTCCGCCGGCGACCTGAAGGGCCGCCACTACGGCATCCCCATGCGCGGCATGCAGCCGGTGATCCTCTTCTACAACAAGTCCGTCTTCGCCGAGCACAAGCTCCAGCCGCCCACCACCTGGGACCAGTTGCTCGACAACAACGCGAAGCTGAAGAAGGCCGGGATCACCCCCTTCGCCCTCGGCGGCTCCGACCTCTGGCCCAACCTGATGTGGCTGGAGTACCTGGTCGACCGGCTCGGCGGCCCCGAGGTCTTCAAGCGCATCCAGGACGGCGACTTCGAGGGCTGGGGCGACCCCGCGATGCTCAGGGCCGCCGAACTGGTCAAGGAACTCGTCGACGACGGCGCCTTCGGCTCCAAGTTCACCTCGGTGTCGTACGTCAACGGCGGTGCCCCCGCGGTCTTCGCGCGCGGCAAGGCCGCCATGCACCTGATGGGCTCCTGGGAGTACTCGACCCAGCTCGGCAAGTTCCCGGACTTCGCCAAGAGCAACCTCGGCTGGGCCCCCTTCCCGACGGTCGAGGGCGGCACCGGCGATGTCCGCAACGTCGTCGGCAACCCCACCAACTACTGGTCCATCAACGCCCGTACGAAGAACAAGGACCTGGCCGTGGGCTTCCTCAAGGACTGCGCCTCGGAGGCGTACGCGAAGGCCCTCGTCGACAACGGCGACGTACCGACCACCTCGAACGCGGCCGCGCTCCTCGCCTCCGCGCCGAACCCCGAGTACGCGAAGTTCCAGTACGACATGGTGCAGAAGGCCCCCGCCTTCACGCTCTCCTGGGACCAGGCCCTCGGCGACGGAATCGGCACCAAGATGCACACGGAGATCGGCAAGCTGTTCGCCGGCAAGTCCTCGCCGAGCGAGTTCGTGACGGCGTGCAAGGGGCTGAAGTGA
- a CDS encoding LCP family protein, which produces MCVNGEESAFGGGSGDPGGRRRRLKIAGGLLAGILVVGAGGAGWAFWRLNDNIQSVDIDAALGDNRPAKVRTSPEPSASATVEALPSGALNILVLGSDSRSGKENAKLGGGGEGAGARSDTAMVVHIDEGRTGATVVSIPRDTLVTRPSCPLESGGSTAVAYNVMFNSAYAVGGPVCAVKTVESVTDVRMDHYVEIDFAGFAKLVDALGGVTVTTEEDIDDEDSHLSLRAGTHHLDGEQALALARTRHGIGDGSDLGRIGLQQKLVKALLDQISSTDLLTNPAQLYRAADAITGSLTTDTGLDSLTELTRLGESVRGLSSVGTRTVMMPVVTAPYDRNRVVADEPEAGRLWESLK; this is translated from the coding sequence CTGTGCGTGAATGGTGAAGAAAGCGCGTTCGGGGGCGGCAGTGGGGACCCGGGGGGACGGCGGCGCCGGCTGAAGATCGCCGGGGGGCTGCTCGCCGGGATCCTCGTGGTCGGCGCGGGCGGGGCGGGCTGGGCCTTCTGGCGGCTGAACGACAACATCCAGAGCGTCGACATCGACGCCGCCCTCGGCGACAACCGCCCCGCGAAGGTCCGTACCTCACCGGAGCCGTCCGCGTCGGCCACCGTCGAGGCCCTGCCGAGCGGTGCCCTGAACATCCTTGTCCTCGGCTCCGACTCCCGCAGCGGCAAGGAGAACGCGAAGCTCGGCGGCGGCGGCGAGGGGGCGGGGGCCCGCTCGGACACGGCGATGGTCGTTCACATCGACGAGGGCCGCACCGGCGCGACGGTCGTCAGCATCCCCCGCGACACCCTCGTCACCCGCCCGTCCTGCCCGCTGGAGTCGGGCGGATCGACGGCGGTGGCGTACAACGTGATGTTCAACAGCGCGTACGCGGTCGGCGGCCCGGTCTGCGCGGTGAAGACCGTCGAGTCGGTCACGGACGTCCGCATGGACCACTACGTCGAGATCGACTTCGCCGGCTTCGCGAAGCTCGTCGACGCCCTCGGCGGCGTCACGGTCACGACGGAGGAGGACATCGACGACGAGGACAGCCATCTGAGCCTGCGGGCCGGCACCCACCACCTGGACGGCGAGCAGGCCCTCGCCCTCGCCCGCACCCGGCACGGCATCGGCGACGGCAGCGACCTCGGCCGTATCGGTCTCCAGCAGAAACTGGTCAAGGCCCTCCTGGACCAGATCTCCTCGACCGACCTCCTGACCAACCCGGCCCAGCTCTACCGGGCCGCCGACGCGATCACCGGAAGCCTGACGACGGACACCGGCCTGGACTCCCTCACTGAACTGACGAGGCTGGGCGAGAGTGTGCGGGGGCTGTCCTCCGTCGGCACGAGGACCGTGATGATGCCGGTGGTCACGGCCCCGTACGACCGCAACCGGGTCGTGGCGGACGAGCCGGAGGCGGGGCGGCTGTGGGAGTCGCTGAAGTAG
- a CDS encoding carbohydrate ABC transporter permease, with protein MSHDTLARPTSTRQPDGSPSTESPRRRRHWTRRPNPVAGLGAFVWLVVVLIPIYAMLSASLTNADKALTGNPLKPPTDPTLDNYNTVLTSGFGHLLSNTAIVAVSVVGIVLALSIPLAYVAVRTRDRWSNAAFRLFLLGVAIPAQAVVVPLYLLIAKLDLYDTLLAVILPTAAFAMPVSVLVLVGTLRDVSEDLYEAMALDGASPLRVLFQLTIPLAKGGISTVVIFSALQAWNGFLFPLIFTQSDGPRVLTLGLFNYVSQFGVNIPALLASVVLSGIPIFAVYLVARRALVGGLMGVGGK; from the coding sequence GTGTCACACGACACGTTGGCGCGCCCCACGAGCACCCGGCAGCCGGACGGGAGCCCGTCCACGGAGTCACCCCGGCGCCGACGGCACTGGACCCGGCGGCCCAACCCTGTCGCGGGACTCGGCGCGTTCGTCTGGCTGGTCGTCGTCCTGATCCCGATCTACGCGATGCTGTCGGCGTCGCTCACGAACGCGGACAAGGCCCTGACGGGCAACCCCCTCAAGCCTCCCACGGACCCGACCCTCGACAACTACAACACCGTCCTCACCAGCGGCTTCGGTCATCTGCTGAGCAACACGGCGATCGTCGCGGTGTCGGTCGTGGGCATCGTCCTGGCCCTGTCCATTCCGCTCGCGTACGTGGCCGTCCGCACCCGGGACCGCTGGTCGAACGCGGCCTTCCGCCTGTTCCTCCTGGGCGTGGCGATCCCGGCCCAGGCCGTGGTCGTCCCGTTGTATTTGCTGATCGCCAAACTCGACCTCTACGACACCCTCCTGGCCGTCATCCTCCCGACGGCGGCCTTCGCGATGCCCGTCTCGGTCCTGGTCCTGGTGGGCACGCTCCGGGACGTCTCCGAGGACCTGTACGAGGCGATGGCCCTGGACGGCGCGTCCCCGCTGCGGGTGCTCTTCCAGCTGACGATCCCGCTCGCCAAGGGCGGGATCAGCACGGTCGTCATTTTCTCCGCGCTGCAGGCCTGGAACGGCTTCCTCTTCCCGTTGATCTTCACGCAGTCCGACGGCCCCCGGGTCCTCACCCTCGGACTGTTCAACTACGTCAGCCAGTTCGGCGTGAACATCCCCGCCCTGCTCGCCTCGGTCGTCCTCTCCGGCATCCCGATCTTCGCCGTGTATCTGGTGGCGCGACGGGCGCTGGTGGGCGGGTTGATGGGCGTGGGCGGCAAGTGA
- a CDS encoding LacI family DNA-binding transcriptional regulator: MKPAKPEEIQTRARSSQSTQTATLAEIARQAGVSAPTVSKVLNGRADVAPATRTRVEDLLREYGYRRRRAEATRSPLIDLVFHELESAWAMEVIRGVENIAREEGLSVVLSESAGRLTPGRTWADQVAARRPHGVVLVLSGLDESQRALLTSRSIPFVVMDPAGDPGDDVPSIGATNWQGGLAATRHLVELGHRRIGAISGPSRMICSRARVDGYRAALETAGLPVVADLIKAGDFHHETGYRLGLDLLRRPDRPTAVFAGNDLQALGLYEAARELGLRIPEDLSVVGFDDLPVARWVGPPLTTVRQPLMEMAEAAARLVLDLGRQDGGPSAATRVELATSLVVRSSTGVPPLH, translated from the coding sequence ATGAAGCCCGCGAAGCCCGAGGAAATTCAGACAAGAGCGCGTTCGTCGCAGTCCACGCAGACCGCGACGCTCGCCGAGATCGCCCGCCAGGCCGGCGTCTCGGCTCCGACTGTTTCGAAGGTGCTCAACGGCCGCGCGGACGTCGCGCCCGCGACCCGCACCCGCGTCGAGGACCTGCTGCGCGAGTACGGCTACCGTCGCCGACGCGCCGAGGCGACCCGGTCCCCCCTCATCGACCTGGTCTTCCACGAGCTGGAGAGCGCCTGGGCCATGGAGGTCATCCGGGGCGTGGAGAACATCGCGCGGGAGGAGGGCCTGAGCGTCGTCCTCTCCGAGAGCGCGGGGCGGCTCACCCCCGGCCGCACCTGGGCCGACCAGGTGGCAGCCCGGCGCCCGCACGGCGTCGTGCTCGTCCTGTCGGGGCTGGACGAGTCCCAGCGCGCGCTGCTCACCAGCCGCTCCATCCCGTTCGTGGTGATGGACCCGGCGGGCGACCCCGGCGACGACGTGCCCTCGATCGGCGCCACCAACTGGCAGGGTGGCCTGGCCGCCACCCGCCACCTCGTCGAACTCGGCCACCGGCGGATCGGCGCCATCAGCGGGCCCTCGCGGATGATCTGCAGCCGCGCCCGGGTCGACGGCTACCGGGCCGCGCTGGAGACCGCCGGGCTGCCGGTCGTGGCCGACCTGATCAAGGCCGGGGACTTCCACCACGAGACGGGCTACCGGCTGGGGCTGGACCTGCTGCGCCGCCCCGACCGCCCGACCGCCGTCTTCGCCGGCAACGACCTCCAGGCCCTCGGTCTCTACGAGGCGGCCCGGGAACTGGGCCTGCGCATCCCGGAGGACCTCAGCGTCGTCGGCTTCGACGACCTGCCGGTGGCCCGCTGGGTGGGGCCGCCGCTGACGACCGTGCGACAGCCCCTGATGGAGATGGCCGAGGCGGCGGCCCGCCTGGTGCTGGACCTGGGCCGCCAGGACGGGGGCCCGTCGGCGGCGACGAGAGTGGAACTGGCGACGAGCCTGGTGGTGCGCAGCAGCACGGGGGTGCCGCCGCTTCATTGA
- a CDS encoding DUF397 domain-containing protein — MTTAELAWFKSSYSTDQGDSCIEVAPTPATIHVRDSKDTTRPHLGLGPAAWTAFVAHAAAQAD; from the coding sequence ATGACTACCGCCGAACTCGCTTGGTTCAAGTCCAGCTACAGCACGGACCAGGGTGACAGTTGCATAGAGGTCGCCCCCACCCCCGCCACCATCCACGTCCGCGACTCCAAAGACACCACCCGCCCCCACCTCGGCCTCGGCCCCGCCGCCTGGACCGCGTTCGTCGCGCACGCCGCGGCCCAGGCGGACTGA
- a CDS encoding PH domain-containing protein, which translates to MSNEIDREYRRRRGIHPALLVTMAAAAFIIALSVNSMMTLGPSSSGAMAVAAWLFVVTRAVLEQFRARTSVTAEGVTVRGAIRTRSWAWSEIYGIRVEDNRWGSPRWSGYLYATDGTRVRLLHVDEYQMTDPIAEIADLGATALRLGLTSMGTRPDVEERVARGARRRKAWQRAAIASAVVMAATFVVDFWLGFTDRPTHLYALVLGVPLACLPVLFYAFDRLGERRHRRGLTPPATRTATDAPHD; encoded by the coding sequence ATGAGCAACGAAATCGACCGGGAGTACCGAAGACGGAGAGGCATACACCCCGCCCTCCTCGTCACCATGGCCGCGGCAGCCTTCATCATCGCCCTGTCGGTGAACTCGATGATGACGCTGGGCCCGTCGAGCAGTGGCGCGATGGCCGTGGCGGCCTGGCTGTTCGTCGTCACCCGTGCGGTGCTGGAGCAGTTCAGGGCCCGTACGTCCGTCACGGCCGAAGGCGTCACCGTACGCGGAGCGATCCGTACCCGCAGCTGGGCCTGGTCCGAGATCTACGGCATCCGGGTCGAGGACAACAGATGGGGCAGCCCCCGCTGGTCGGGATACCTCTACGCGACCGACGGCACCCGGGTCCGCCTCCTCCACGTGGACGAGTACCAGATGACCGACCCGATCGCGGAGATCGCCGACCTGGGCGCCACGGCCCTGCGACTCGGGCTGACCTCCATGGGCACACGGCCCGACGTGGAGGAACGCGTCGCGCGCGGGGCGCGGCGCCGCAAGGCGTGGCAGCGGGCGGCCATCGCGAGCGCGGTGGTCATGGCGGCCACATTCGTCGTCGACTTCTGGCTGGGCTTCACCGACCGGCCGACGCACCTGTACGCCCTGGTCCTGGGCGTCCCGCTGGCCTGCCTACCCGTCCTCTTCTACGCCTTCGACCGCCTCGGCGAACGCCGGCACCGACGCGGACTCACGCCCCCAGCGACTCGAACCGCCACCGATGCACCGCACGACTGA
- a CDS encoding carbohydrate ABC transporter permease — protein MTVTVEKAPAPGKGPTARKGPEHRASRAGRPHAAWALPGVLFFTFFAVVPMTLALYLSFTSWDGLGDPRPVGLDNWRKLLDDPRMTQSLWLTVVLTVASWVFQTVIALLLGVWAAGRQRNRAILSAVFFVPFLLSSTAIAILFYALLDPNFGIIQADTLGSQSGAFLAIVFVGGWQFIPFHTLIYQGGARQIPEVLYQAAAIDGAGRYRQFFSITLPQLRHTITTSTVLMVVGSLTYFETVLILTKGGPGTDTAILPYLMYEAGFKTYDFGYASAIASFLVIAATGLSLVLVRLTGFGAMRSTREGM, from the coding sequence GTGACCGTCACGGTCGAGAAGGCACCGGCGCCGGGAAAGGGACCGACGGCGCGGAAGGGACCGGAGCACCGTGCGAGCCGCGCCGGCCGTCCGCACGCCGCCTGGGCCCTGCCCGGAGTCCTGTTCTTCACGTTCTTCGCGGTCGTCCCGATGACCCTCGCCCTCTACCTCTCCTTCACCAGCTGGGACGGCCTGGGCGATCCACGGCCGGTCGGCCTCGACAACTGGCGGAAGCTCCTCGACGACCCGCGGATGACGCAGTCCCTGTGGCTGACCGTCGTCCTGACGGTCGCCAGCTGGGTCTTCCAGACGGTCATCGCCCTGCTGCTCGGCGTCTGGGCGGCGGGCCGGCAGCGCAACCGCGCGATCCTCTCCGCGGTCTTCTTCGTGCCGTTCCTGCTCTCCTCGACCGCCATCGCGATCCTGTTCTACGCCCTGCTCGACCCGAACTTCGGCATCATCCAGGCGGACACCCTGGGCTCGCAGAGCGGCGCGTTCCTCGCGATCGTCTTCGTCGGCGGCTGGCAGTTCATCCCCTTCCACACCTTGATCTACCAGGGCGGGGCCCGTCAGATCCCGGAGGTCCTCTATCAGGCCGCCGCCATCGACGGCGCCGGCCGCTACCGCCAGTTCTTCTCGATCACGCTGCCGCAGCTGCGGCACACGATCACCACGTCCACGGTCCTGATGGTCGTCGGCTCACTGACGTACTTCGAGACGGTCCTGATCCTCACCAAGGGCGGCCCCGGCACGGACACCGCGATCCTGCCGTACCTGATGTACGAGGCCGGCTTCAAGACGTACGACTTCGGCTACGCGAGCGCCATCGCGTCGTTCCTGGTGATCGCCGCGACGGGCCTCTCGCTGGTCCTGGTCCGGCTGACGGGCTTCGGCGCCATGCGCAGCACCCGCGAAGGGATGTGA
- the tsaD gene encoding tRNA (adenosine(37)-N6)-threonylcarbamoyltransferase complex transferase subunit TsaD — MADEPLVLGIETSCDETGVGIVRGTTLLADAIASSVDEHARFGGVVPEVASRAHLEAMVPTIDRALKEAGVSAKDLDGIAVTAGPGLAGALLVGVSAAKAYAYALGKPLYGVNHLASHICVDQLEHGALPEPTMALLVSGGHSSLLLSTDITSDVRPMGATIDDAAGEAFDKIARVLDLGFPGGPVIDRYAKEGDPTAIAFPRGLTGPRDPAYDFSFSGLKTAVARWIEAKRAAGEDVPVRDVAASFQEAVVDVLTRKAVRACRDEGVDHLMIGGGVAANSRLRALAQERCEAAGIRLRVPRPKLCTDNGAMVAALGAEMVARGRSASDWDLSADSSLPVTDPHVPGAVSGHVHDHGHDHVHEVSKENLYS, encoded by the coding sequence ATGGCTGACGAACCGCTGGTCCTGGGGATCGAGACCTCCTGCGACGAGACCGGTGTCGGCATCGTGCGCGGGACGACCCTGCTGGCCGACGCGATCGCGTCGAGCGTCGACGAGCACGCCCGGTTCGGTGGCGTGGTGCCCGAGGTCGCCTCCCGGGCGCACCTGGAGGCGATGGTCCCGACCATCGACCGCGCGCTGAAGGAAGCGGGGGTGAGCGCGAAGGACCTGGACGGGATCGCCGTCACCGCCGGGCCGGGGCTCGCGGGCGCGCTCCTGGTGGGCGTCTCTGCCGCGAAGGCGTACGCGTACGCGCTGGGCAAGCCGCTCTATGGGGTGAACCACCTGGCCTCCCACATCTGCGTCGACCAGCTGGAGCACGGGGCGCTGCCCGAGCCGACGATGGCGCTGCTGGTGTCCGGCGGCCACTCGTCGCTGCTGCTGTCGACGGACATCACCTCGGACGTCCGGCCGATGGGTGCGACCATCGACGACGCGGCGGGCGAGGCCTTCGACAAGATCGCGCGCGTGCTCGATCTCGGGTTCCCTGGCGGGCCGGTCATCGACCGGTACGCGAAGGAGGGGGACCCTACGGCCATCGCCTTCCCGCGCGGGCTGACCGGGCCCCGCGATCCCGCCTACGACTTCTCCTTCTCCGGGTTGAAGACCGCCGTGGCCCGCTGGATCGAGGCCAAGCGGGCGGCCGGGGAGGACGTTCCGGTGCGGGACGTCGCCGCGTCCTTCCAGGAGGCCGTGGTGGACGTGCTGACCAGGAAGGCCGTGCGGGCCTGCCGGGACGAGGGCGTCGACCACCTGATGATCGGCGGCGGTGTCGCCGCCAACTCCCGGCTCCGCGCCCTCGCCCAGGAGCGCTGCGAGGCCGCCGGCATCCGACTGCGGGTGCCCCGGCCCAAGTTGTGCACGGACAACGGGGCGATGGTGGCCGCGCTGGGCGCGGAGATGGTCGCGCGAGGGCGCTCCGCCTCGGACTGGGACCTGTCGGCGGACTCGTCGCTGCCGGTGACGGATCCGCATGTGCCGGGGGCCGTCTCCGGGCACGTGCATGACCACGGGCATGATCACGTTCACGAGGTCAGCAAGGAGAACCTTTACTCGTGA